The DNA window GATTGAGATTTTATAAACTTTGTTTAGACATTAATAAATAGAAAAGCCTGTTAATTAACAAAGAAAACCGACATATCTGTTTTGATAAGAGTTACAAATTTGATAACTTCTCTTTTATGAAGAAATATACTAATAGAAGTAACTTATAGATTTTAAGTAACTATCCTTATTAATCTAAATAAAATTCATGGTAGAAAAACATCTAAAATACGCAAATTAGTGAAAAATTAATAACAATCCCCCACTGATTTGTAAGTAGTTTGGATTTCCTTTTCACATGACAAGTATTATGCTTAAAGAAGGTGTCTCTCAAGCTGAACCATTCTCTAGCACACAAAACCATAAAGTTGATAGTATTTGAAAATTGAACTCTATCTCTTTGTACATGGGGTGTTAATGGGTCGAATTTTGGTCAGAATTGAAAATTTCGGACATAAACCCATTTTTATGTAGTAGACTCGGACTCGAACCATATACTCGACGAGTCTTGACTTTAAAGTCCCGAAACCCGGTCCGATGGGTCTCGGGTTGAATCCGGATCTACTAGAAAAGAAAAGGTCCAAAATTAAACATTCcaaaattaaatccaaatcaatcacaaatttaatttccaaacttaaacaaatcaaattacaaaGCAAAATCACAAACAACTCGCAATAGTCAATTTAAAACTAACCACAAATCAACCTACAAAGTCTTTACTAAATTGTTAATTTCGTAAAAGCATGTTTttagaaatatttatattttataattctTAATATATTGTTCGGGTCTGGGTCAAATTTCTATATTCCGTATCTGATCCTTTTTTTTGTTAGAGTAAACAAGTTTGGGTCCCGATCCGAATATTGGAATTATTTTTCAACccaaatttggaaaaatttattGGATTCGATCGAGTTCGGGTCCaaacccgacccgttgacaccCCTATTTGTATGAGAGAATTCTAAATttcttataaaaattaaaatatattcCACAAACAGAGTAATTGTAGTTAGGTATTCTCACCAAGAGGGTGTTcgcattttgtttctaaaaacttAAATCTATCACCTGACACTTGCCAATTTGATTCTgccaaaacaaaactaaaacatctgtacaagaagtaaaaaataAGTGAAGGTCTTGGTGTATTCAAGGCAGAGTTGAGATTATAGTGGTTGTCCCGACTCTGTAAAAGGAGTATTGTCAATTACATAAAATAAGAGTCCTAAATGAATGGAGCTCTTTCTATTACTAAGAGTTCTAAATGAATGGAGTTCGTTCTATTATTTTGTGAGATAAGAATTTAAGTTGACAACACATTTGCTAAATGCGATGTCTGGGCAGTTTGCATTCATAAAATGCGAAGACCCCTTAGCGGAAAAAAACACTAGAAAGGCCCTTATTATAGAATGTTTTTAACATTGAAAATTTCTCCTCTTTGTATAGTACAAAACAAACATTACAGTAATCTTATTTTTCACGAGGTTTAAATTACCTCAATAAGTTAATGGCCAAGTGCTAATCCTGTTTGTTCATGAATTTTTACCAGGGACCatccgactctctctctctgaaGTGGCACCACTTCTAAACTCATATAAATGTAGTTTCTTATAATTAATGCCCAAGTTACTTGAGACGTTTAAACCAATATGCTCCATTAGGAGTTTGCACTCATCCTTCTTGCACGTAATTGTCAATACTAGACTATAGCAATTTTGGAATGGAAGTTTCTAGTGCTTATAAGCAcataaaaacaaagaaactcCTTAACTTAAGAGTAATAACAAAGCCTAGGATACAACAAAACCTTAACAAAACTCCCTCAGCCAAGTATATGAAAAAGTATCTGTAAATTACGTGTTGATTGAGTTTTATAGACCGATGAAGAGAAAAGTTTGTTAACAAAGAAAACCCACATATCTCTTTCAATAAGAGTCACAAATATGATACAATAATAGGAACAACCTATAAATTTTAAGTAACTACCTTATTAAATTAAAATCCATAGCAGTAAGATCTCTAAAATACGTAAATTAGTGATAAACTACTAACATTTTGTATATAAATGCGCTTTTGTACTTGCAATTGATGGCAATATGAACTAAGCTCATTCTCTTCGTCCATTTTCTGCAGGTATTTTTCTGTTCATCCTTTGCTAATAAACTGATCAGCTCTTGTTCAATTCTTCAATATTTCTTTTGCTTGTCCATTAGGAATGATTGGATCAACAAGATTCCTGGAGGAAGCTTTTTTATGCGGTGACTGCTGAAGCTCACAAGTCGCACTGCTATACTTCAGAACATCCATTGTTTTTTCCCTCTTAATCACTTTCCCTCATAGCCATTTCACCTCTGTCATTCTTCTGCATATTTGATTACCATGGTCGAATTGAGAAACTTTCTGGCATTTTCTATTAAATTCGCCATTATGATATGGCTCGGCATCAGTTCCACAGCTAGTCTGATAGTCCAGTCAGTTCACGACCATTGCTGGAAACTTTCCAGCAAAGATCTGGTCATCATAGGTTTTCTAGCTGGCTGTCCGCTGGCCCTTCTGCTATCCAGCAACCTCGCGTTGTTGTACATCAGAATGAACCACAGAAGGAGATTCGTCGCtacatttttatttaatgtagCTCTGGGATTAGCCTTTTTTGTCGcacttattttatttctcattATGGTCGTTCCGACTGAGGAAACGTGGAAAGCCAAGTATGTCAATGAAGATCATCAGATATGGCTTCCGATCCAGACGTGTTTGGAACAACGGAATTTTTGCCGTTATTTCCCGAAAGTTGACGGCTGCTGTCAGAGGCCTTCAAATTGCAAAGGTCAGAAATTAACCCAGGAAGAAGACTGCTCAAAATGGCGTTTAAAAAGTCGAACCTCGTGCTACTCCTGTAAAGAGTGCAAGTCTGCTATTTACAGTGGAATCAAACCTCATGGGGGCACAGTAGAACAAGCTTTGATAGTTTTTGCCGTTGCTGCGCTTTTTGTTGTGATTTTCCAGGTGGTCATATTTTGGAAGGGCTGGGACGACATAGAAAGGGACGAGTGGTGAAATAATGTGTAGAATATTAAACCGCTTTATTTTAGTTGTTAAGGAAGCTTTTCCTCTTGGGCAGTCTAAGTTGCAGTATTTTGTCAGACTGAACCCGAGCAACTTTTTAGTATTTTTTCTCATATGCCTAATCATGCGTCATGCAATCACTATAACATAAAACATCAACATTCATCAACAACTGCATCCCTATTCTGGGTTGTTATGGAGCTGTTCATTTTGTTATACAGCGACGATGTGAATAATTTGTTATTAAACGATAGGTTTATCAAGAAAAAACAGGAAGAAGCAGAATGTTCATTAACTAATGAAGATGAAATATAGGAAATAAAAaccaatttttcaaaatctactaggataaaaaaaagaacaaaaattgaaaatcatgGATAGGAAAAAATTGTTACTTGAAACTACTAATATTTGGTTATGCAGGGTCAAGATTTGAcataattagaaaaaaatcTAATTTTATTTACAGTCCACCTACAAAAAATAACTATAAATCACACATTTCTAAGCAACAGATGCACATATAAAAATCTATAAAATCGAGAAGGTGAGTTATCCATTAATATTTCATTCCGTCGCTTAAGTCGTATATTATTTAGTATAGAATTTCCCTTCTATTTATCCGCGTGTAACACTTGTCATCAACGACGAGTGGGCTTTTGTTTTGGAAAGATGAGGAATGCTAGATATATGAGTTCCCAAGAATCCCAACTTGATATATGGGTTTGAAGTAGCTAAACAAAAAATCTGTGGGAGAAGACTTGCACAGATGTTTGTGGAGTTTAAAGAGATTGATATCATCATTTACAATAGATTGGAGATTCATAATGTAATATTTCTTATTTTCTCTTACAGGGTATATCCGTAGTCGTAGACctctgtttttaaactcggaccggttGAATCGGGAACTGGCCAATTGTCCGGTCCAAGTTAACTCTAAAAACCGGAAAATTAAAAACTCGATCAAACCAGGTCAAAAACCGGGTTTGACCCGGTTTGACCGAAAAAGTACcgggtttcttttttttttattttttttttgaaaggtcaaaatatttttaatattatgttttgacccctaagttgttaaaaattattaatatacctcaaatatttcatactttataaatgttgttttaaagtttggtgttatttttcaattaaatctataattttaattctaaacttgctAATGCTCATTAAacaatataaattgctacttgattgttctaatttctttgtattttcttgttaaatatatttgaaacatcaaatatatatgaatatacctttattaatattaacatgttattagatattttacatataatattttaatttttaaataatttttatttatgacatcatccgGTTCAACCCCGATAGAACTCGGTTGAACCCATTGACCGCTGACCCCTGAGCTCGACCGAGTAGATACCCAGTCCGGTTTTGAAAACATAGCCGTAGACCTTCCAAATCCTTTAGATCTACTATTCACGTGACATGTCTActgatttattttttgttattagtGCAGATTTCATAAATGTAATTATGATtttcattaaaaagaaaaaaagaagaagaaggcgTGCGtaagttcccaagtttggattCTCGTAATTCAAACTAACTAATTGACTTAATTGTTCCAaaatttattgttgaaattaATTGCTGACGGTGATCACATCTCTTTAGAATCCTCAACTTTTTCTATTTAAATGAAGAAGTCCATACACTTCTCATTGCATTCTTGGTTCATCAGCGTTTGGTTGGACAATTTTCTCTTCTACCTTGTACTGGTAAAGGTCTCTCTTGTATACATCTTTTGTATATATGTCTAACGTTTGTCTAACGATTATCTAAATATTAATCAGGAATGGCTTCCTTCGGTCGATTTTGCTTGTTCGCCTGGCTTTTGTGGGGAAACTTAGGAGTCCAAGGCGATGACTCGGCGATCGTTGGTGTATGCAAAAAGATTGGCATTTATTATGATATGTGCTATGCCTGCCTAAAGAGCAACCCACGAGAACCAGACTTTGCTGCCAAATCCATGATCTGCACTACTAATGCATATGTTATCCTCCGAAAATCAACTTTCGATTTTTTGTTGAATTCTACTGGCCGCTTTCGGGAGGTGGCCAAATTGTGTGTGGATCAATTTGACATAACTTTGGGTTACTGTAAAGCCGCGTTTAAAGCATGGAAATTGAAGCGAAAACTAGCCACCTTGGCATTTCTTAACAGCGGTTATGATTATTACTTCAAGTGCGTTGATCTACTCTCAATCCGCGTTCCAATTGAATATGTCGTACAACTAAATACTGCTAAAGCTTTCAATGAGGTGTCAATTGAAATTGTCTCTCTACCATGATCGTAGTTTTGATCCAAATATTGGATAGCTAATGTAAAATATATCATCTTAATCTTCATGGACTTCAGTTAGTACTTGGTTaccatttttattcactttatgTTTATCCATGCTTCAcaaaataaattatatattgATTTTGATGTTATGAAGTTAATTTCATAGTCAGCCATCCTTTTGAAGCATAGATAATTTTTACCAGTaataccttttcttttttcatttatcTTTGTGCACTATGAGAAATGATGCCATTTTCATTTATCTTCATTACGTTATATTCTAATTTAAAGAAGGAAAAGTAGAGAAATATGAATTGGGTAAAAACTCGATTTGGGAacaatattatatatatgtatatgtatgtgtgtgtatgtatcgGAGCGAGCTAATTTCTAAAAACTTGCATCTtgcttctttccaaaaaaaaaaaaaaaaaaaaaaaaaaaaaaccttacaTCTTGCTTACTGTGCAAGTCCATCTTGCTTCCATCGCCGTGTCATAATCGATTAACTAGCacagaatttaaaataaatggAGGAATAAAGAAGGTATAGCAAGGAATGAACTAATTAACTAAACTAATATAAATTGGAAAATCGTTTTAAAGTTAGATGTTCAAATGCAATCCTTTTGGTGCAAAATTAAACCTACATTAAAAGAAAGATCCAATAAATGAAGCAATTAAATAAAGCACGAAAAAAAGTAACTACTTACCATACATTCATATAGTCAACGAAAAATACCACGCTCAAATTTCATCTTGTACACCTAAAAAACCTAACTTTTTTTTATCCTTCTGTTTTGAGAAAATATGGTGTTAACTGCTCACTCCGTCCCATTTTATGCATCCTAGTTTCTAtttcaatttgtccaaaaatatttgttttggCAAAATGGAAATGAATTAGCCCTAACAATTCTATTGTACCCTTCCGACAATTTTCATAAAAAAAGCACTTAAGTCATAGTTGCCCAATAAATAATGTtagaattttcatttttttcgtTTTGATAGTTGTGCCTCTTTTTAGAATACTAAACAACTAACCAATTATTGAAATTTAATTTAAGGGCAATAAGGGAAATAGGTGCTTTGGTAACTAATGTGTAAACCTATCTAACTTTGACTGGAACATACAAAATGAGGAGGAGGGACTACAACTTTTTGTACTAAAAAGAATTCCGACTGAACCTCAGCAACTCTTTAATATTATTTCTCATATGCCGAATCATGCGTCTGGTAATCAATATAACACAAAACATCAATATTCATCAACAACTGCATCTCCATTCTGGGTTGTTATTGAGCTGTTCATTTTGTTATATGGCAatgatttatataatttattattaAACAATAGGTTAATTTATCAAGAAAAAACAGGAAGAACCAGAATGTTCATTGACTAATGAAGATGCAATATTGGAATTAAAAACCAATGTTTCAAATCCACAAGGataaaaaaagaacaaaattcaaaaccatGTACAGGGAAAAAAAATGGTAACTTGAAACTACTAACATTTGGTTGTGTAGGGTCAAGATTTGACATAATTAGGAAAAATCTAATTTTGTTTAGAGTCCATCTAATTTTGTTTAAAGTCcacctacaaaaaaaaattataaatcacAACATAAGCCATAGATATAAAtataggaatctctaaaatcaAGAAGGTGAGTTATTTATTAATGTTTGTTGTTTTTGGCTTAAGTCCAATATTGTTTAGTATAgacttttccttttatttaacTGGGCAAGCTTTTGTTTTGGAAAGACGAGGAATACTAGATCCTTAAGTTCCCAAGAATCCTAACTTGATACTTGGGTTAGAAGTAACTAAACAAAAAAATCTGTGGGAGGAGACTTGCACAGATGTTTGTGGGGTTCAAAGAGATCGATATCATCATTTACAATAACCTAAACAATAATAAATGTCTATTTAAATACAatataaatttttgtatatagcggtgagtagagTCAAATCTACGAGAACTAAAGAAAATTCGTTTTTTTCTAGAATTTAGAATACGggaattttttataaaattgagaataattaaataattcagataaataaataaataaaaattaaatgataatttattaaaattgaagtaataataaataaactctAACCAAGGAATAAATTTGAAAATGATTCACTCAATTGATCATTGATACAATAATAATTTCGTTTATTAActgataaataagttataattgCCAAACAAGTAATGACGGTCAATTTTCCTTATGTATTGGTGATTAAGGTATGACCGTTGATCACTgtcctaatcaagaaataactctAGGTACGATTTTATAGTTCAATTTCCTAGTTgtcttgaaaattagaaaaacttattctaaccaaataacatgTTATGagggttattttaaattagttcatatGT is part of the Coffea eugenioides isolate CCC68of chromosome 6, Ceug_1.0, whole genome shotgun sequence genome and encodes:
- the LOC113773651 gene encoding tetraspanin-3-like; protein product: MIWLGISSTASLIVQSVHDHCWKLSSKDLVIIGFLAGCPLALLLSSNLALLYIRMNHRRRFVATFLFNVALGLAFFVALILFLIMVVPTEETWKAKYVNEDHQIWLPIQTCLEQRNFCRYFPKVDGCCQRPSNCKGQKLTQEEDCSKWRLKSRTSCYSCKECKSAIYSGIKPHGGTVEQALIVFAVAALFVVIFQVVIFWKGWDDIERDEW
- the LOC113773426 gene encoding uncharacterized protein LOC113773426, with the translated sequence MASFGRFCLFAWLLWGNLGVQGDDSAIVGVCKKIGIYYDMCYACLKSNPREPDFAAKSMICTTNAYVILRKSTFDFLLNSTGRFREVAKLCVDQFDITLGYCKAAFKAWKLKRKLATLAFLNSGYDYYFKCVDLLSIRVPIEYVVQLNTAKAFNEVSIEIVSLP